Part of the Drosophila santomea strain STO CAGO 1482 chromosome 2L, Prin_Dsan_1.1, whole genome shotgun sequence genome is shown below.
TATCGATAGGAATGTTTAGCGATAAGTCTACGAGCGATTCCGCGTAACACTGAAAAACAGTGCTGTACAATTATTCGCTGAGTTagcaatttcattttaaaataaagtgCCAAAAGTTTGTAAATTATATCCGTCGCGAAACGATTTGCACTAAATGAAGTGCACTTCCCGCGCTCTAGTAAGAGCGCAACGAGAAAAGCAAGAGCACAATTTATTAGTAGAGCCACAACGCGTGTATTTAAAGTGTTTATACAATTTTGTAACTTAACAATTAGTGGAGCATACATCCATATAACGGGAAATTTGCTGAGCAATCGTGTAATAAAAAGCAACTagtaatacaaaatatatttaatcgAAACAACTAGTTTTTGCTGCGCCTCATCAGCATGCGCTCCTTGAGGGAAATCCGTCCGGACTTTTCCACCTTGGTGGAAACGTTGCGACGCGACTCAATTTGGGCCTGCTTCGATTTCTTCATTCTGAAAATGTGTAATCACCGACGTAAATCATGTAAGTCATGTAAATTATAGTAAGTAGTAGTAGCATTATGCCATTGCTTACAATTCATTCAAGAGACTGGTTATCTCCTTCTTCCAAATATCCTTGAAATCATTGGTGAAATTCGTCCAGTACTCGAAGAACTGGTCCGGCGTACACTGGGCCAAAATTAGGGTGCAGGCTTTGGGTGAGAAGTGATAGAAGCGCATGGTCTCCAGGAAGAGCTCGCGGCATTCCTCGAGAGATTGATGCAGCTTCGCCATGGACTTGTCCGCCCCCTCCACGAATTCCTCCATTTTGGACTTGAATGGCTCCATGATCTCCGGACGGGAGGCGGCCAACACTTTGGCCGTAGTCCTCTTGCAACCTGAAGGGGGGATTTCATGGATTAGTTAAGTGATTTCGTTGCAAATGCGAACTCTAAGACTGACCCAGAAACTTCTTGTTGAGATCGGAGATCTGCTGTTGCACCTCCTCGAAATCCATTTGAGCAGCTCTTTCGACGTCCGCTGGTTCTGGGATTGGCAATCGGATTTCCAGCGGATGCACTCCCTCCTTTCTCCGCTGCGCAATGTAGGTGCGAACAATGAAGTGGAGCAAGGTGGTGTGCGATTCCTTGGACTTGACGTCCTTAAGCTTGCCCAGAATATCCAGATTGAAGCCATCTGCTTGTCCCCGCTGTCGATTGCCTCCGTTCATATAGTTGCCCAGGGTTAGGATAATGGAGAAGACCAGCTTCAAATCCTCACTTTCGATCAATTGCTGCGAAAGCTGGGAAACGGTTTCCAGCTTTCGAACCAACAGCGTCACTGACTCCTCGAATTCCGCCTGGAAGACAATGCAGGATATCCTCTCGCTGGCCATGGAAATCAAAGATATGTCCAGGAGGAATTGTTCGGGATGATCGAGCGGAATCTCTCCGCCGGCTGCCTCCTTGATCCTCTGCAGCTCATCCTCTGTCGCCTGAATGTTACTCATGTGCTGCAGTGCCTCCAAACTGACCACCGATGTGTCTATGTGATATATAGCATGCTCGATTTCGCTGGACGGCACATGCAGACTTCGCCAGATAATGCCTACATTTCGGGACCTCTCGGGATCGAGAACCTTGATCGACTTGGCTCGCTTGACCTTCAGTTCCTTCGGCTTGCTAACGGGCGCAATTGCTTGGCGGGAAAAGAGCTCCGTGAACTCATCGATATTATCCAGTGGCGTTTCCTCGATCTCCGTCCAGATCTCCTTGGTGGCCGACGCAGTGGGCGGGGCATCTGCACCACTAGCAGCCGGTGGTTCATCGGGTGAGCTCCCGCTGTTCTCCGTGCTGTCCGTGGAATTGGCCACCGATGGGGGGCGTGGTACAGGCGGGGCACTCGTCACTATACGCGTCCAATATAATGGACGCATCGGCTTCGGCGGGTTAACTGCACTCTTGCGCATGGCTGAAATAATATGagttattttatatatattcgtattattatttttcggTGCTCTTACTATTTGTGCGATGGAACCAATTGCCCTCGGCGGGATCGGGCAGTGGAGCGGGTGAGATCGGCGTCTTAGAGGGTGATGCACTCATGGGCGGTGGTGGAGGCGGTATTGCGCCGCCTCCTTCAGGTGCAGGCGCaggtggtggcggtggaggagcGCTACCACTGCCCGGAGGAGGGGGTGGCGGAGGTGGTGGTGCTCCATAGTTGGCCagtggcggcggaggcggtggtggtggtggagcggGTGCAACAAAAGcgggcggcggcggtggtggtggcggtggaggcGGGGCAGAGGCATGTGGCTTTTCCTCATTGTCCTTTGCACTTTCCTTATCGGAAATTTTCGACGTGGATTGCCCGCACTTGCAGGTGCCCACGCAATCCTCGCTTTCCGTTTGAGTTTCCGCATCCGTGAAACTCTTCACAGCGCCCTCCACTCCGGATTTGTTGTATTCATAAACTGTCGCCTCACTGGCATTCAGCAGTTCCGTGAGATTCACACATCGCTTCGATGGACGCCGTGGTGGTTCATCCACACTGCTCAGCAGCTCATTGACCACCGCATGAACTTCGGCCAGCGTTGAGCAGTTGAGCAGACGCTTCTTGAGGATCTGTTGCAGGGTTTTCTGATTGTCCGTGGTGGTTGTGGATGCAGTGGCAAGGGTTGCCAAGGAACCTACCATCGCACCACCACCCATGGACGCCAGGGAACCGGACTCCAGCGCTCGAATACCGGATGGTGTACTGGAGAATGGCCATGCCGCCACTTTGTCCAGTTTTCCGGGGGTCAGGGGCAATGAGGTTGTCGGCTGCTCCGTGTGCGTCCATTGGTACATTTCATAAGGCTGGAGATTGAAAAAAAAgctattattaatattaagcaACTCAAATAGCAACCTTTAGACAATATCAATTTGATTGTGTACTTTAATATGAAGCATTTTATACTACGTATTCCCCACATATACATCCAATAATTTCTAATTGCCAGTCAAGTGGgatggaaaataaaagaaagagACGGCTGGAAGCacagagaaagagacggcaagTGGTCTCGAGTGTGCGACAAGCGAGAAAACTTAAAAGCACCTAAGTTGGCCTAAGTTCGCTTTATTTTCTGTCATGCTCCTGCATTTTCTCTACATGCAAGActcttttgattttgattgtGACTTTTCAGTCCCACTGCGGGAATCGTCTTTTCTTGTTGTCAAGTCTTCAAGCAAAATAGCCCAGGAACATAAAGAACTTACATTTGCAAACATTATACGAACAACTTGTGCAATGTTTGTAGAGTAAATATAGGTTAAgagcattttaaaataatctaCTACCTATATATTTAAAGGGTTTCTCAGAATAACGCCCAATACTATGCAAAACGAGTTCAATCAATATAGCAATTTAATTATGCTTAAGCAGATATCTATGATTCCCACATACTTGCAGGCTCCACACTTGCAGGCTCTCACGCTAATCAATCAAAGATCTGAGAACttgacaaatgcaaatgaagtgCAACATCCTGTCCCGACACTACATCCGATATACCCTGTAAGCAGTTTATCCATAAGTAGTGGGTGGGACCGAGTCAAGTTTATCGCACTTTGCACCATTTGTGGCCAAGTGTTTGCCAGCGATTTGCATGTTGTTTGCACATTTTAAAGAACCAAGCCACCAACCAAGCAACTGGAGTGCAAGCCCACATCcctaaaactaaaaaaatggataaaaaccaaaacctaACCATAAGAAGCCACATAAAGGTGAGGATAAGTACGCAAAGTGCAGAGTGCACGggatattttttgtattagttgACCGAAAACtagaaaattgttttggttGCCGCATATTCCTAGGTGACCCAATAACTAAAAGATTTGCTCTGTCTGCCACATGAAATAGGCTACAAAACCATGCTTGTTTGCTAAGGTTTGAAGAGGATTACAcagaataacaataaaaagttatttacTTGGTTTAACCACTTAATAAGAGATTAAACACAATTTCGGCATGTGATACAGTTCGGTTGTTTCCCAATTCCCACTTAATTACcaacaacatcatcatcaacgATTCTATGCACCCTAATCCCATCAGCCACTTTCTACATCCagtatatatacacatgttatatatagatatatataatatatatatatatatataaacaatcCAACACGCGTACGCACACTGGCAAACTAACAAACCAATAGACACAAGCTCTCGGTAGTTACATTGCACATTCAAATCCAGTTTGCTCATTTCTGCATCAAAGTTTGGTTTGTTCCGGCTGAACCTAAAGAATAATACCAGTCGATTGGAATGGGAAAAACTTTCGACTGCGAGCAATAAAAACGCACAAACTTTCAATGAGCTGCAGCAACAATAGGAAAACAGAAGGGACTAtggcacaacaacaaaaaaatgtatctaagGGTACAGTAATc
Proteins encoded:
- the LOC120443840 gene encoding protein cappuccino isoform X2; amino-acid sequence: MQTKSMQTDFVFCKAPAKPPRLRRQLQTPQVESEDRCSLSLGQLCQLPLQYNNKHSEEESLQILSRDEENVQEMPPMTKQPRKRRIAPQPPPKPPTKPRKNRSEKTSTDDHCAFIEQLFTETTEAKPSATVVADPVDELIVSKHYLNAAAKEHNSKSKRDRPLSEISVTSVDTLSPNTAKAVLELQKRCRADKLACLSLTRVTYLSIANDLQEVEEADRATILHDTDLLVAPNSPAESSPDEELMALQLGKKLAQVLGSGAGSPLTPGAVETGSAGSGSPLANGELFNVSKAKKVELQNLSSRFTAAVTQTPPGGTSSTPNETGATGATTGATGPAGPLGATTASTSLETQSTVIISFKSSQTPVQSQTNSAASENVEDDTAPLPLPPPPPGFGTPTTPLLSSNVLKKVASFTVEKSSAGNNSSNPPNLCPANDDTTLLATPCSSSLTPAPPPPEIALGGAGGVAGGAGSRRGSSYVPEKLSFAAYEKFEGQMLIKWLISTMQSNPKSSSIDGNQELFNTLALQFCNNLKYVGVLKQISNEHLECGFSPYEMYQWTHTEQPTTSLPLTPGKLDKVAAWPFSSTPSGIRALESGSLASMGGGAMVGSLATLATASTTTTDNQKTLQQILKKRLLNCSTLAEVHAVVNELLSSVDEPPRRPSKRCVNLTELLNASEATVYEYNKSGVEGAVKSFTDAETQTESEDCVGTCKCGQSTSKISDKESAKDNEEKPHASAPPPPPPPPPPPAFVAPAPPPPPPPPPLANYGAPPPPPPPPPGSGSAPPPPPPAPAPEGGGAIPPPPPPMSASPSKTPISPAPLPDPAEGNWFHRTNTMRKSAVNPPKPMRPLYWTRIVTSAPPVPRPPSVANSTDSTENSGSSPDEPPAASGADAPPTASATKEIWTEIEETPLDNIDEFTELFSRQAIAPVSKPKELKVKRAKSIKVLDPERSRNVGIIWRSLHVPSSEIEHAIYHIDTSVVSLEALQHMSNIQATEDELQRIKEAAGGEIPLDHPEQFLLDISLISMASERISCIVFQAEFEESVTLLVRKLETVSQLSQQLIESEDLKLVFSIILTLGNYMNGGNRQRGQADGFNLDILGKLKDVKSKESHTTLLHFIVRTYIAQRRKEGVHPLEIRLPIPEPADVERAAQMDFEEVQQQISDLNKKFLGCKRTTAKVLAASRPEIMEPFKSKMEEFVEGADKSMAKLHQSLEECRELFLETMRFYHFSPKACTLILAQCTPDQFFEYWTNFTNDFKDIWKKEITSLLNELMKKSKQAQIESRRNVSTKVEKSGRISLKERMLMRRSKN
- the LOC120443840 gene encoding protein cappuccino isoform X3: MQTKSMQTDFVFCKAPAKPPRLRRQLQTPQVESEDRCSLSLGQLCQLPLQYNNKHSEEESLQILSRDEENVQEMPPMTKQPRKRRIAPQPPPKPPTKPRKNRSEKTSTDDHCAFIEQLFTETTEAKPSATVVAGATGATTGATGPAGPLGATTASTSLETQSTVIISFKSSQTPVQSQTNSAASENVEDDTAPLPLPPPPPGFGTPTTPLLSSNVLKKVASFTVEKSSAGNNSSNPPNLCPANDDTTLLATPCSSSLTPAPPPPEIALGGAGGVAGGAGSRRGSSYVPEKLSFAAYEKFEGQMLIKWLISTMQSNPKSSSIDGNQELFNTLALQFCNNLKYVGVLKQISNEHLECGFSPYEMYQWTHTEQPTTSLPLTPGKLDKVAAWPFSSTPSGIRALESGSLASMGGGAMVGSLATLATASTTTTDNQKTLQQILKKRLLNCSTLAEVHAVVNELLSSVDEPPRRPSKRCVNLTELLNASEATVYEYNKSGVEGAVKSFTDAETQTESEDCVGTCKCGQSTSKISDKESAKDNEEKPHASAPPPPPPPPPPPAFVAPAPPPPPPPPPLANYGAPPPPPPPPPGSGSAPPPPPPAPAPEGGGAIPPPPPPMSASPSKTPISPAPLPDPAEGNWFHRTNTMRKSAVNPPKPMRPLYWTRIVTSAPPVPRPPSVANSTDSTENSGSSPDEPPAASGADAPPTASATKEIWTEIEETPLDNIDEFTELFSRQAIAPVSKPKELKVKRAKSIKVLDPERSRNVGIIWRSLHVPSSEIEHAIYHIDTSVVSLEALQHMSNIQATEDELQRIKEAAGGEIPLDHPEQFLLDISLISMASERISCIVFQAEFEESVTLLVRKLETVSQLSQQLIESEDLKLVFSIILTLGNYMNGGNRQRGQADGFNLDILGKLKDVKSKESHTTLLHFIVRTYIAQRRKEGVHPLEIRLPIPEPADVERAAQMDFEEVQQQISDLNKKFLGCKRTTAKVLAASRPEIMEPFKSKMEEFVEGADKSMAKLHQSLEECRELFLETMRFYHFSPKACTLILAQCTPDQFFEYWTNFTNDFKDIWKKEITSLLNELMKKSKQAQIESRRNVSTKVEKSGRISLKERMLMRRSKN
- the LOC120443840 gene encoding protein cappuccino isoform X4, whose protein sequence is MQTKSMQTDFVFCKAPAKPPRLRRQLQTPQVESEDRCSLSLGQLCQLPLQYNNKHSEEESLQILSRDEENVQEMPPMTKQPRKRRIAPQPPPKPPTKPRKNRSEKTSTDDHCAFIEQLFTETTEAKPSATVVAGQMLIKWLISTMQSNPKSSSIDGNQELFNTLALQFCNNLKYVGVLKQISNEHLECGFSPYEMYQWTHTEQPTTSLPLTPGKLDKVAAWPFSSTPSGIRALESGSLASMGGGAMVGSLATLATASTTTTDNQKTLQQILKKRLLNCSTLAEVHAVVNELLSSVDEPPRRPSKRCVNLTELLNASEATVYEYNKSGVEGAVKSFTDAETQTESEDCVGTCKCGQSTSKISDKESAKDNEEKPHASAPPPPPPPPPPPAFVAPAPPPPPPPPPLANYGAPPPPPPPPPGSGSAPPPPPPAPAPEGGGAIPPPPPPMSASPSKTPISPAPLPDPAEGNWFHRTNTMRKSAVNPPKPMRPLYWTRIVTSAPPVPRPPSVANSTDSTENSGSSPDEPPAASGADAPPTASATKEIWTEIEETPLDNIDEFTELFSRQAIAPVSKPKELKVKRAKSIKVLDPERSRNVGIIWRSLHVPSSEIEHAIYHIDTSVVSLEALQHMSNIQATEDELQRIKEAAGGEIPLDHPEQFLLDISLISMASERISCIVFQAEFEESVTLLVRKLETVSQLSQQLIESEDLKLVFSIILTLGNYMNGGNRQRGQADGFNLDILGKLKDVKSKESHTTLLHFIVRTYIAQRRKEGVHPLEIRLPIPEPADVERAAQMDFEEVQQQISDLNKKFLGCKRTTAKVLAASRPEIMEPFKSKMEEFVEGADKSMAKLHQSLEECRELFLETMRFYHFSPKACTLILAQCTPDQFFEYWTNFTNDFKDIWKKEITSLLNELMKKSKQAQIESRRNVSTKVEKSGRISLKERMLMRRSKN
- the LOC120443840 gene encoding protein cappuccino isoform X5 — translated: MSSVLSNVWCSLLAKQPSKECEFASEGRWNSQEDVPNLPPHYLHLMSLAARRAQKTRFSRGKAVREEQQPPDVAGISLRIRRMRIDLLEISTSDPKHLLLLPVQTVNHSHADSQRQMLIKWLISTMQSNPKSSSIDGNQELFNTLALQFCNNLKYVGVLKQISNEHLECGFSPYEMYQWTHTEQPTTSLPLTPGKLDKVAAWPFSSTPSGIRALESGSLASMGGGAMVGSLATLATASTTTTDNQKTLQQILKKRLLNCSTLAEVHAVVNELLSSVDEPPRRPSKRCVNLTELLNASEATVYEYNKSGVEGAVKSFTDAETQTESEDCVGTCKCGQSTSKISDKESAKDNEEKPHASAPPPPPPPPPPPAFVAPAPPPPPPPPPLANYGAPPPPPPPPPGSGSAPPPPPPAPAPEGGGAIPPPPPPMSASPSKTPISPAPLPDPAEGNWFHRTNTMRKSAVNPPKPMRPLYWTRIVTSAPPVPRPPSVANSTDSTENSGSSPDEPPAASGADAPPTASATKEIWTEIEETPLDNIDEFTELFSRQAIAPVSKPKELKVKRAKSIKVLDPERSRNVGIIWRSLHVPSSEIEHAIYHIDTSVVSLEALQHMSNIQATEDELQRIKEAAGGEIPLDHPEQFLLDISLISMASERISCIVFQAEFEESVTLLVRKLETVSQLSQQLIESEDLKLVFSIILTLGNYMNGGNRQRGQADGFNLDILGKLKDVKSKESHTTLLHFIVRTYIAQRRKEGVHPLEIRLPIPEPADVERAAQMDFEEVQQQISDLNKKFLGCKRTTAKVLAASRPEIMEPFKSKMEEFVEGADKSMAKLHQSLEECRELFLETMRFYHFSPKACTLILAQCTPDQFFEYWTNFTNDFKDIWKKEITSLLNELMKKSKQAQIESRRNVSTKVEKSGRISLKERMLMRRSKN
- the LOC120443840 gene encoding protein cappuccino isoform X1, whose amino-acid sequence is MGNSQNRAANVDEKSPPGAASLVRMGIAGGGGAGGVGVALSERRSSRVRVLSRLMGQKRIREAFLHSPKMGSSFEVNLEGSGNGSTDWIAPETEVEHGQLDSSAEQTDFHDVVSLDCTDSLEYHNCSSDECCYASNDTLTQRRNRELQQRQRQHHHHHHHIRNAHDNHHHYPYDRRSLCTSCSSNDSLFTDPVDELIVSKHYLNAAAKEHNSKSKRDRPLSEISVTSVDTLSPNTAKAVLELQKRCRADKLACLSLTRVTYLSIANDLQEVEEADRATILHDTDLLVAPNSPAESSPDEELMALQLGKKLAQVLGSGAGSPLTPGAVETGSAGSGSPLANGELFNVSKAKKVELQNLSSRFTAAVTQTPPGGTSSTPNETGATGATTGATGPAGPLGATTASTSLETQSTVIISFKSSQTPVQSQTNSAASENVEDDTAPLPLPPPPPGFGTPTTPLLSSNVLKKVASFTVEKSSAGNNSSNPPNLCPANDDTTLLATPCSSSLTPAPPPPEIALGGAGGVAGGAGSRRGSSYVPEKLSFAAYEKFEGQMLIKWLISTMQSNPKSSSIDGNQELFNTLALQFCNNLKYVGVLKQISNEHLECGFSPYEMYQWTHTEQPTTSLPLTPGKLDKVAAWPFSSTPSGIRALESGSLASMGGGAMVGSLATLATASTTTTDNQKTLQQILKKRLLNCSTLAEVHAVVNELLSSVDEPPRRPSKRCVNLTELLNASEATVYEYNKSGVEGAVKSFTDAETQTESEDCVGTCKCGQSTSKISDKESAKDNEEKPHASAPPPPPPPPPPPAFVAPAPPPPPPPPPLANYGAPPPPPPPPPGSGSAPPPPPPAPAPEGGGAIPPPPPPMSASPSKTPISPAPLPDPAEGNWFHRTNTMRKSAVNPPKPMRPLYWTRIVTSAPPVPRPPSVANSTDSTENSGSSPDEPPAASGADAPPTASATKEIWTEIEETPLDNIDEFTELFSRQAIAPVSKPKELKVKRAKSIKVLDPERSRNVGIIWRSLHVPSSEIEHAIYHIDTSVVSLEALQHMSNIQATEDELQRIKEAAGGEIPLDHPEQFLLDISLISMASERISCIVFQAEFEESVTLLVRKLETVSQLSQQLIESEDLKLVFSIILTLGNYMNGGNRQRGQADGFNLDILGKLKDVKSKESHTTLLHFIVRTYIAQRRKEGVHPLEIRLPIPEPADVERAAQMDFEEVQQQISDLNKKFLGCKRTTAKVLAASRPEIMEPFKSKMEEFVEGADKSMAKLHQSLEECRELFLETMRFYHFSPKACTLILAQCTPDQFFEYWTNFTNDFKDIWKKEITSLLNELMKKSKQAQIESRRNVSTKVEKSGRISLKERMLMRRSKN